The genomic interval TCTGCTCATTTCGGCGGCGGGTGGCTTCCTCGTCTACAACACCGTGAAAAAAGAGGTGGGGCGCGGCACGGGCTACACCGTCCACGCCTACCTGAACGACGCGTCCGGCCTCGCCCCGCACTCGCGGGTCACGATCGCCGGCATCCCCGTCGGGCAAATCCAGAAGATCTACCTCGAGGGCGGCCGCGCGCGGGTCGACGTGCACGTCGGGAGCGACGTCGAGCTCAACGCCACGGCCACCCTCGGCGTGCGCTCGGCGAGCCTGCTCGGAGAGAACGTGATCGTGCTCCAGCCCGGCGTCGGCGGACCGAAGAAGAAGGACGGCGACGAGATCGCGACGCTCCCCGAGCCGAAGAGCTTCGACAACCTGAAAGAGCAGCTCTCGTCGATCGCGGACGACATCAAGAAGGTCTCGCACCAGCTCGCCGAGAGCGTCGGAACCGACCGCGGGGGCCAAGAGATGCGCGACATCCTGCGCAACGTGGCCGACGCGACCGAGCAGCTCGATCTCATGGTCCGCGAGAACCGCGCCGGGCTGAAGCACACGATCGACAACGTCGATCGCATCACGACGCGCAGCGGCCCTCAGATCGACGAGGTGCTCGAGAACGTCAAGGTCATCACCGCGAACGTGAAGGTGATGCTCGCCAAGAACGGCGGCGAGAACGGCGAGAGCGGCGAGCTCCGGCAGACGATCGAGCGCATCAACCGCGCGTCGAAGAGCCTCGAGAGCACGCTCTCCCACGCCGACAACATCGCCGGCCGCATGGATCGCGGCGAGGGAACGCTCGGCCGCCTCTCGAAGGACGAGGCCCTCGTGAACGAGGTGCAAGGCGTCGCCGAGGGCGTGAACGACTACGTGGACAGCCTGCGCCGCCTGCAGACCGTGGTCGGTCTCCGATCGGACTACAACTACCTCTCGAGCACGGTGAAGAGCTACGTCGAGCTCCGCCTCCAGCCCCGCGAGGACAAGTACTACCTCGTCGAGCTCATCAACGATCCGCGGGGCGTCACCTCGTACAAACAAGAAGACGTCGAGTCGACCGACCCGAACAAACCCGCACAGTCACGCACGGTGACCACGACCACGCAGTCGTCGCTGAGGTTCTCGATCCAGTTCGCGAAGCGGCTCGGGCCGTTCACGGGGCGCTTCGGCATCAAGGAGTCGTCGGGTGGTATCGGCGTCGACACGACGCTCTTCCGCAACCGGCTCGAGCTCGTGCAAGACGTGTTCGGCTTCGGCGAAGAGGCCGTGCCTCGCTACCGCGTCTACGCGGCCTGGCAGTTCCTCGACCACTTCTGGTTGCTCGGCGGCGTGGACCACGTGTTCCTCGAGCAACGCCGCGACTTCTTCTTGGGCCTCCAGCTCCGCTTCACGGACGAGGACCTCAAGACGATCCTCCCGTTCGCGGGCGGCGTTCGCCCCTGAATTGTGCCGTAGTTACGGCCGTTTACGGGACGGGGAGCTCGAACGCGACGGCGTAGTTGTGTTGGTTCGAGCGGACGCGCACGGTGGCCGTGCCGGTCGCCCCGGGCCACGGCTCCGACAGCTCCGCCGAGGTGGCCGTGCGCGTGACGATGGCCGTCTCTGCGGGGAGGCCGCCTCCCACGACGAGCTCGTAGCGCCCGTGTTTGGAGAAGTCGCCCGTGACGGACGTCGCGCCCGTCACGGCCTCGATCACGACGGGCTCGTCGTCGATGCCGACGAGGGGATCCGAGTCGCGGAGGAGCCCCATGCGGCCATCTCCCTCGCCGGCGCGCGCGCCCGCGGGCCCCGTGTCGTCCATCGTCATCGCGTAGCGGACCACGAGGTCTTGCCCCGTGGGCTCGGTGTCGAGCGTGATGGTGACCTTGTCTCCGGCGATCGCCACGCTCTCGATGACGGCCTTGCCGTTCGAGTCCTCGACCTCGAAGCCCTTGCCGAGCGCCCACGGGTGCCCGGCCTCGGGGTGCGGCGTGGGGAGCACGGCGTCCCACGCGAGCGGCGGGTAGGGGACGTGGAACGTGACCGTGACGACCCGCCCGACGCGCGCGACCGCGGTGGGCTCGAGCGGGCGGAAGGGCCGCTTCTCGACCTGGTTCTGGAAGAACGCCTCGCCGTGTTTGATGCCGAGCCTCCGGTACCCGAAGGCGTCCATGTGGACCTTGTCGCTCACGTAGGGGTACTGGTACTTGGGCCCGAGGCACACGATTTTCCCGGGCGCCGTGCGGCTCGCGGTCCACGCCGCGAGCGTGGACGTGGAGCGCAGCATGGCGTCGCCGCGGCGCGGGATCGAGTGCTGCTGCGAGACGTACATCGGGATCGTCGAGGTCTGCCCGGTGAGCGCGCGGAGATCCGTGTCGTAGTCGCGCTGGAGCGTGACGAGCCCGGCCTCGTACGTCCCGAGGATCGCGTCGGCCTCGCCGTGCGTGAGGATCACCGCGCCGACACCGAGGCGCTTTCCGGCGGTCTGAGCGAGGGCCTTCTGCGCCGTGACCTCGAACGTGGTGCGCTCGAACGAGTTGCCCGTGCCCCCCTTCGCGATGAAGCTCATGGGCTTCCCGCCGGAGCCGACCACGGAGTGGATCTGGGGCAGGCCGACCATGCCGGCGGCGCGGGCGAGCGCGGTGATCTGCGAGGCCATCGCCGTGTGGGGCGTCTCTCCGCGGATGTTTGCAGGATACACTCCTGCCGTGTAGAGGGGCGCGCCCCAGGTCGTAGGTCGGATGGGCTCGGCGAGGGGGACGAGCTTGAGGCCCGCGGCCGCCTGGAATTTCGGCTCGGGGCCGTCGTCGTCGAGCTTCATGTTGTCGAACGACGGCGCGGTCGACAGGGGCGGAGCGCCCTGCGAGCCGATCGAGAGGCTCTGGCCCGTGCCGACGATCGTGGTCCAGTCGAAGTCCCAACTGGGCACGACCGGGCCGGCCTCGCCGTCGACGGCGATCGCGTCCGGGGAGGCACCGTCGCGGGGCGTGGCGTCGGGGGTGCGCGCGTCGTCGGGTGCGCGCTCGTCACCCGGGGACGTGTCGGCCGCGGCGTCGGCGGTGGGCGGCCCAGGCTCCTCGTCGAGGGCGAGGCCGCAGGCCAACGCGGTGAGTGGCAAGGAGACAGCGGCGGCGAGGAGGCGTGAGGCGAAGGGGAGGCGCACCCTCTCACGGTAGCAGAGCCGCGCAGCCGTGGCCCTCGTCGCGCGCGCCTCCCGCGCCTCCCGCGCTCATCTCGGGGTGCGGCGGCGCGACGCGTCTGCTACGAGGGGGGCGTGACAGCGCTCCAGGGGCTCACACCCGAGGCCATGACGCTCGCGTTTCCCGAGGTCTCGCTCGGCGAGGCGCGAAAGATCGTGTCGACGATCGTCCGCTTCGGGGGAGAGGCGCTCCGCGGTCCGGTCGAGCAGGTGCGGCGAACGGCGCTCGAGGCGGTGCGCGCGCGAGGCTCGGTGCCGTCGCTCGAGGTGCTCGCCGAGCGCAAGAGCCTCGTCGATCCCTTCGTGAAATACCTGCTCGCGACCCACGACGGCGAGCGCATCGAGGCCGTGCGCATCCCGCTCGAGGAGCCCGGGCGCTTCTCGGTGTGCGTGAGCTCGCAGGTCGGATGTGCGTTGAAGTGCGCCTTCTGCGCGACCGGGCGCCTCGGTCTGCGAAGGAACCTCGAGACGTGGGAGATCGTCGAGCAGGTGCGCATCGTGCGCGCGCACCTCGACCCGGGGGGGCCCGCGCGTCCGCGGGTGCACGGCGTGGTGTTCCAGGGCATGGGAGAGCCGCTCGCGAACGCCGATCGGGTGCTCGACGCCATTCGGGTCATGACCGAGCCGAGCGGGCTCGCGATCGACGCGCGGGCCATCACCGTGTGCACCTCGGGATTGCCCGCAGGCATCCGAAGGCTCGCCGTCGAGGCTCCGAAGGTGCGCCTGGGGCTCTCGATCGCGAGCGCGCGCCCCGGACGCCGCAAGAGCCTCATGCCCATCGACGACGCTCACCCGCTCGAGGTCGCGCTCGATGCGGCGGCCTTCCACGTCGCCGAAACCGGGCTCGCGCCGCTCTTCGCCGTCACGCTGCTCGCCGGCCACAACGACGACCCCGAGGACGCGCGGGCCCTCGCCGCCGTGGTGCACGGGTTCTCGAAGCGCACCGGCAAGAGGCCGCGCCTCTCGATCATCCCGTACAACGCCATCGCCGACGAGGACGACCCGTTCGTCCGCTCGTCCGACGCGCGAGAGGAGGCCTTCCGCGAGGCGCTTCGAGCCGAGGGCGTGCACACCCACAAGCGGTACAGCGGCGGCGGAGACGTGGACGCCGCGTGCGGGCAGCTCGCCGGCCGCGGCTGACGTGACCCTGCAAGTGCTCGAAATAAAGGCACTTTCGTGATGTGGGAGAAGGTCGCCCTTGTGTTCGACGAGCGATTCTGAAAACCGTGGGAGAGCACGGTGAGCGTCGATCGTAGGGGCACGTCGGAGGGGGCGAGAGGGGCGCGGGCCGCGGGCTTGGTCGTGGGGCTCGTCGCGCTCTTCGCGTCACGTGAGGCGAGCGCGTCGCCGGAGGACCTCTTCGGGTACGGTCCGCGTTCGTCGGCCATGGGCGGCACGGGCGCGGCGTCGGCCCAGGGGTTCGAGGCGGCCTGGGGCAACCCTGCGCTCTTGTCGCGGATGACGTCACGCAAGCTCACGCTCGGCTACGGGGGCGCGACCTTCGGGCTCACGCGCACGCCCGAGGGCGGCCCGTCGATCTCGCACGACGCCGAGGCGGCGCGGGGCATCTTCATCGGGGCCGATCTGCCGCTCCCGTTCGGCGGCATCTTGAAGGATCGTGTGGGCGCGGCGCTCGCGTTCTACACCCCGTCGAGCATCATCATCCGCGGGCGCCTCCTCTACCCGGACAAGCCTCAGTTCCCGCTCCTCGGGGAGCGTGCGCAGTCGCTCACGGTGCGCGCGGGCTTCGGCGTCGACATAGGCTACGGGCTCCGCGTCGGGGCCGGGTTCGCGGCGCTCGCCGAGATCGTCGGCGACGTCATCGTGGCGACGGACGCCTCGGGCCGCGTGGGCACGCGGGTGGAGGACCAGCTCGTCGCGTCGTATGCCCCCACGTTCGGCGCCACGTACGATCTCCCTTTTTGGCGCGGCGCGCGTCTTGGCGCGACGTTCCGCGGCACGCTCGACGCACGCTTCTCCGTCCTCATCGACGCGACCAAGCTCTCGTCCTTGAACATCCCCGTGTTCAACATCAGCGGGCTCGCCCAGTACGATCCTGCGCAGCTCGCCGTCGAGCTCGCCCACGAGAGCCGAGAGCGAACCGTGGCGTTGGGTGTAACCTACAAGGGATGGAGCGCGTACCGCGGCCCCATCGAGCCGACGGTCCCGTGCCCCGAGGGGGAGGAGGGCTGCGGCGCGCTCGTCCCTCCCACTGTCCCCTACCGGGACACCGTGGTCGTCCGCGTCGGGCTCGACGAGAGAATCCACGTGACCCCCTCGCTCGAAGGCCACGCGCGGGTTGGCGCGTTCTTCGAGACGAGCCCGCTCCCCGCGACGCTCCCGTCGTCGGACGCGTTCGACCTCGCGCAGAAGGAGCTCCGTAGCGTCCCGACTCGCTACTACGACGGCTCTCGGCTCGCAGGAACGCTCGGCCTCGGGCTCTCGATGAAGGCGCCCTTGCCTCCGTTGGATCTCGATCTCTACACCCAGCTCCACGCGGTGCTCCCTCGGGAGATCACGAGCGAGGTTGCCGGGGGCCCGCCCGAGCGGACGTCGATCTCGGGGCGAGTGCTCGTCTACGGGTTCCTCGCGGGGGTGCGGTTTTGAAGGCGCTCCGTCGCATCGCGGGCACGCTCGCGGTCCTCGGGGTCGCGCTCGTCGGAGCGCGGGCGGAGGCGAACCCTCACGATATTTTCGGGTTCGGCTCGCGGGGGCCGGCGCTCGGGAACGCGGTCTCGGCCGACGTGAGCGACGTCTCGGCCGTGTACTACAACCCCGCGGGCCTCGCGCGCGCGCGTGGCCTCGAGCTTTCGCTCGGGTATTTCAGGGCGTCGCACCACCTCCAAACGAACGGCACCGACAACGAGGTCGACCCGGTAAAGGGGCTCGTCTTCGGCGTGGTCGCGCCCGGAGAGCTCTTCGGCAAGCGCTTCGCCTTCGGCCTCGGGGCCCATCTCCCCGACGATCGCATCTCGCGTGTCCGAGCGTTCCGCCAAGAGCAACCGCGCTGGGAGCTCTACGACAACCGGAACCAGAGGCTCACGCTCACTGCGGCGCTCGCGTTCGCGCCGACCGACTGGCTCGAGCTCGGGGCAGGGCTCTCGTTCATGTCGTCGACCGTCGGGCGCCTCGACATCCGCGGCTCGGCGAACATCTTCGCGCCGGTGCAGAGCCAGCTTCGGCACGAGGTCGACGCCGATCTCACGGCCATCCGTTACCCTCACGTGGGGGCACGTGTCGCGCTCTCCGAACGTGTCGCGCTCGCGGCCGTGTACCGCCACGAGTTCCAGCTCGGGCTCGATCTGTCGGCGCACCTCGAAGGCGACATCTCGGGCCTCACCACGGCGACGTACGACCTCACCACCTCCAGCGTGAACAACTACCTCCCCCGGCAAGTGGTCCTCGGGGGCTCGTGGCTCGTCACTGACGCGCTCCGCGTCAACGCCGACTTCACGTGGGTCGAGTGGAGCGCGTACGTCGCGCCGGTCGCCTCGCTCGGTGTCGCGCTCGACATCCCGCCGCCCAAGGGCGGATGGCCCTCGAGCATCACGCCCCCGGAGACGCCCGCGCCGACCGCCATCGTCCCTCTCCGCATGCGAAATCGCCTCGTCCCGCACCTCGGTCTCGAGCTCGTCCCGGTCGACGGGTCGAAAGGCCGCGTGGCCCTCCGCGCCGGGTACGAGCACCAGAAGACGCCGATCTTGGCGCAGACCGGCACCGTCTCGTACATCGACCGTGATCGTCACACCATGTCGTTCGGGCTCGGCCTCGCGTGGAAGAACCCGGGTGAGGTGTTTCGTGGAACCCTCTCGCTCGACGCGCACGCGCAGGTGAGCGTCATGCCCGAAGAGGTCACCCTGAAGGCGAGCCCCGCCGATCTCGTCGGAGACTTCCGCGCCGGGGGGCAGATCTGGAACCTCGGAGCCACCCTGACGGCGGCGTTCGACGGGCCCGTCGTGTCGGCGTTCTCCCGACCCGCGGTCCAAGGAAAGGGAGCGAGCCGGTGAGTCCCGTCGCGCGGATCCGTGCATTCTGCTGCCTATTCGCCTTCGCGCTCTCGGCGTGCGCGACGATCGGGTCCGACGGGCTCGGCGACGTGGGCCTTCCTTCGGCTGGCGTGGGGCCTTTTCGGCGGCTCCGCGCGGGCGAGGTGGTCGGGATTGCGCCGTTCGTGCTCGACGGCGAGGGTGGGTACCGGGAGCCTACGGCGCTCGCGGTCTCGAGCGCGGGGCCCGAGGTCGTGCTCTTCGCCGAAGCGACGGGCTCGGGGCGCGACGGTACCCCCGTCGGGCCCATCCTCGTTCGGACCCGCGCGCTCGATGGCCGTTCGTTCCGTGGGAGCGGTGGCGGTCCCGGGCGAGGCACGGAGGTCGCTCTCGTACCGTCACGACCGTGGGAAGAAGGCGAGGTGCGGTCACCGTTCGTGATGCGCCTCCGTGGGGAGGTCGTGCTCTTCTACTCGGGGAAAAATGGGCGGATCGGGCTCGCGCGAGGCCCTTCGCTCGATGGCCCGTTCGTTCCCTCCGACAGCCCCGTGCTCGACGAGACGGGCCGCGCTCCATGGGAGGTCGAGCCGCCGCGCGCCCCGACGGCCTACGTCGAGGGCGACAGGGTGCACCTCTTCTATGCCGCGGGTGGATTCGTCGGTGAGGCGGTCGCAGACCCCGGGACGCTCACGTTTCGGCGTGTCGACGCCGATCCGAGCACCCCTGAGCTCGATCCGGCGCTCTCTCCGAGCCCGACCGTCGACCCGAAGAGCCTCGCTCCCAACGAGAAGCCTCCGTTCGACGAGGCCGGCGTGGGGGATCCGGACGTCTCGGTGCGCGAGACCCCGGCCGGGCGCGTGCACGTGCGTGTGCTCTACACGGGTACGTCCTCCGCCGGCGCGAAGGTCGTGGGCTTCGCGGCGCGGTACGGGCACGCGGGCAAGCTCTCGCGCCAGCCCCTCCCCGTGTACGCCGCGAAGGGAAAGGAGCGCGCGCCCTCCCTGCTCGACCTCGGCGAGCGAGGGTACCTCTACGTGACCGAGCCCCGGTCGACCGATGGCCGTGAGGGGATCGGGGCCGCTTTCGCGCCCGCGGCGTCGGAGCCTGGGCCGCCCGCGCCATCCGAGTGAGGGAAGGGCTCGGCCTCGTGGTACCCTCGAGCCGATGGTCGCCGGGATCGTGCTCGGAGTGCTCTTCGTCACGCCGTTCGTCCTCACGTACGTGCTGCTGATCCGTTGGGTCGACAGGTTCGAGCCCGAGCCGTGGTGGCTCATCGCGGTCGCCTTCGTGTGGGGCGCGGTGTTCGCGACGTCGGGCGGGGGCGCGTCGTCGGCGTACGTGCAGACCGCCGTGCAGAAGGTCTTGGGGGCGAGCAGCAGTGATCCCCGGCTCGATGCGTTCGGCTCCACGGTGCTCGCTCCCGTCTTCGAAGAGGGGTTCAAGGCGATCGGCGTGGCGCTCATCGCGTTCTTGGGTCTCATCGGACTGAAGAGGCTCGATGGCCCGCTCGACGGTGCCATCTACGGAGGCGTCGTCGGTCTCGGCTTCACGTTCACGGAGGACATCCTCTACGTCGCGCAGCAATACGCGCGAGAGGGCCTCGGGGGCTTCGTGGTGCTGCTCTTCCTTCGAACCGTGCTCCTCGGTTTTTCGCACTGCACGTTCACCGCCTGCACGGGGCTCGGGTTCGGGATCGCGGCCGAGTCGAAGAGCATGGCCGTCAAGCTGCTCGCTCCGCTCTTCGGCTTCGGGTGCGCCATGGCGATGCACGCGATGCACAACGGGCTCCCCACGTTCTTCGGAGACGGGGGCCTCGTGCTCATGCTGCTCGCGTCGTGGCTCATCGACCTCCTGTTCTTCGCGCTGCTGTGGGTGCTCGTCACCCGCGACCGCTCGATCGTCATCCGAGAGCTGCTCGGCGAGGTGGGGACGTTGATCCATCCGTCGGAGCTCAAGCTCGTGAGCTCGTACGTGACGCTCGGAGCGAAGAACCTCCGCATCTTCTTCTCGCTGGGCTTCTCGGCGTGGCGCGTTCGCCGCAAGAAGCAGCTCTCGCTCGTGGAGCTCGCGTTCCTGAAGAGCCGACGTCGGCGTGGCGAGACCGGGCGCGCGATCGACGAGCAGGAAGCGAAGCTGCGCCACGCCATCGGCGAGGCGAACCGCGTCGGGATCCGGATCGGGGCCTAGCACGAGGGGCCCCACCAAGTGCTTGATAGTATTATGAAAAGTGGCTCGTGAGCCGTGCTCGTCCGGGTGGCGGGACGGGTCGTCGGTACTACATCTTCTCGGGCACACGGATGCCCAGAAGGCGAAGCCCCTCGGCGAGCGTTCGCGCGGTGAGATCCGCGAGAGACAGGCGTGACTCGCGGGTCGCGCCCTCGGACTTCAGGATGGGGCACTTCTCGTAGAACGACGTGAAGGTCATGGCGAGGCCGTAGAGGTAGCCTGTGAGCTTGTGGGGCTCGAGCGTCGTCTCGACCGCGCGGATGGCCGACGGGAAGGCGAGGAGGGCGAGGGCGAGCGCGCGCTCCTCTTTCTCGGCGACCAGGATCGCGCCCTTTCCGCCGTCGACCCCGGCCTTGCGGAAGACCGAACGCACGCGGGCGTACGCGTACTGGAGGTACCCCGCGGTGTTGCCGTCGAACGAGACCATACGGTCGAGATCGAAGACGTAGTCTTTCACGCGGTCCGAGGAGAGGTCGGCGTACTTGATCGACCCGATGCCCACCATCTTCGCGATGTCGTCGCGGGTCTCGGCGTCGAGCTCGGGGGCCTTCTCCGCGAGGACGGCGAGGGCCCGCTCGATCGCCGCGTCGATGAGGTCGACGAGGCGGACCGTCTCGCCGGAGCGTGTTTTGTACATGCGTTTGTCGGTGCCCAGCACGGAGCCGAACGCGACGTGCTCGGCGCGCTTCGGCGACGCGAGCCACCCGAGCTCCTTCGCGGCTTGGAAGACCATGCCGAGGTGCTGCGCTTGGGGAGCTCCGACGACGTAGAGCAGGCGCGTCCCTCCGAGATCGTCGAGCCGGTAGCGAATGGCGGCGAGGTCCGTCGTCGCATACCCGAACCCCCCATCCGTCTTGCGGACGATGAGCGGCAGGGGCTCGCCCTCCTTGTTGGTGTATCCCGCCGGGAAGAGGCAGAGCGCTCCCTCCGAGATCGTGGCCTTCCCGCCCTTCGCGAGCTCGTCGCAGAGCGGCGCGAGCTTGCCGTTGTAGAAGCTCTCCCCGCAGGCGTCGCCCGTGCGCATCGTCACGTCGAGCTTTTCGTACACGGACTCGAAGTAGCGCTTCGAGAGCGTGACGAGCACCTGCCACGAGGCGAGGGTCGTTTCGTCGCCGGCTTGGAGCATCACCACGCGCTTTCGGGAGCGCTCCGCGAACGCCGGGTCGGCGTCGAACTTGGCGCGCGCGGCCTTGTAGAACGCGCTGAGCTCTCCCACCGCGAGGTCGCTCTCGGCCTGCTCGCTGCCGAGGTCGTGGAGGTGCTCGATCAACATGCCGAAGGGGGTGCCCCAGTCGCCGAGGTGGTTTTGGCGCACGACCCTATGGCCACGGTGCTCGAGGAGCCGCGCCAAAGCGTCACCGATGAGCGTGGTGCGCAGGTGGCCGACGTGCATCTCCTTGGCCACGTTGGGTGCCGAGTAGTCGATGACGACGGTGTCCTTGAGGCTGGCCTCGGGCACGCCGAGCCGCGCGTCGGCGAGCACGCGAGCGCACGTCTCCCCGAGGAAGGTCGCGCGGAGCGTGAGGTTCAAGAAGCCGGGGCCCGCGATCTCGATGCTCTCGAGGAGGGGGCTCGACGTCGTGTCGATCTTGGCGACGATGGCCTCGGCCACGGCCCGCGGTGGCTTCTTCGTGCGCTTGGCGAGCCCGAGCGCGAGATCGGCCTGAAAATCGGCCCGATCGGACCTTCGGACGAGCGGATCGACGTCGGCGAGCTCGGGGCCGAACGCCTCCACGGTAGCGGTGCGGACGAGGGACTCGAGCTGGCTCTGGAGATCGTGGTCATCGCTCATGGCATCGTCCTCATAGCCGAGGCGACGGCCCGTGGTCGACAGGCGCGTGCGTGGGCGCTTTACGTGGGGGTCCCACGTCGTGCATGCTTCGACGCCATGTGCGAGCTCCTCGGCATGGAGTGCAACGTACCGACCGACATCGTCTTTTCGTTCTCGGGCCTCGTGCTCCGAGGGGGCAAGGCCGGGCCCCACTCCGATGGCTGGGGGCTCGCCCTCTACGACGGCAAGGCGGCGCGGACGTTCCTCGAGCCTTCGGCCGCCGCGCGGTCTCCTCTCGCCGAGTTCGTGCGGAACCACCCGACGAAGACGCTGCTCGCCATCGCTCACGTCCGCAAGAAGACGCGCGGACGCGCGGCCCTCGAGAACACGCACCCGTTCGTGCGAGAGCTGTGGGGGCGCACGTTCGTGTTCGCGCACAACGGCACGGTCCGCGGAAAGTCGCGCTTGCCGATCGGCCGTTTCCGGCCGATCGGTGACACCGACAGCGAGCATGTCTTCTGCGCGATGCTCTCGGAGCTCGAGCGGCGGTTCCCGTCCTACCCGAAGAAGGCGTCGGAGCTCTGGGAGGCCGTGTTCGAGCTCGGCGCTCGCTTCGGTGAGGAGGGCACGCTGAACTTCTTGCTCGGGGACGGGACGCATCTCTACGCGCGCTGCGCGACCAAGCTTGCCCACATCGTGCGCAAGGCACCGTTTCAGAAGGCGACGCTCGCCGACGACGAGGTGCGCGTCGATTTCGCCGAGGTGACGACGCCGCGCGATCGCGTGGCCGTGGTGGCCACGGTTCCGCTCACCCGAGACGAGACCTGGACGGTAGGAAAACCCGGGGAAATGTGGGTGTTTCGCCGGGGTGAGCTCCGCGCGACCTTCGGCGGATGAACGTCAGCCTCCGGTCGCGACGTCGCGGCTTGTCGCGTCGGGGCCTCCCGCGTCGGGCGGCGCGGTCAACGCGCACGCGGCCGTGCACTCGCTCTTCTTGGCCGCGCACTCCGACTCGGTGACCCCTTCTTTGTGCGTGAGGTCGTGGCACTCCGCAGCCTTCCCTCCGAGGGACTCGGCCTTCACACAGGCCTCGTGGAAGGCCTCGCACGACGCGGGCATCGCGCCGTGGTCGTGGTCCTCCCCCTCGTGGTCGTGGTCATCGCTGCAGGCGATGGCGAGGGAGAGCGCCGCGGTGATCGAGAGAGCCGTAACCATGTGTTTCATGTGGGATCCTTGTCGATGGGGGTGGGTCGAGGCGCTTTGGGGCCCTGCCGCGTCGTGAGCCGGGTGCCCGACGGAGGGCCGTGGTGTCTGCAGCTGTCGCAGATGCCCGAGAGCCGAACGGTGCAGGACCCCTGGGCGATGGCGATCGGGATGGCGTGCCCGTCCCTCGTCGCGACGACGACGCCCTCGAGGCAGGTGACGTCCTGGCAGGCGTCGCAGACGAAGTGCGGGTGATCGTGGCCTCCGGTGGTGTCCGACATAGCGAACCGCCAGAGGTGGTCCCCGAGATCGTGCCGTGCGAGGACGCCATGGTCGGCGAGGCCGACGAGCACCCGGTACACGGTGGCTCGGTCGAGCGCGAGGCCCCCCACGGCCGCGAGCATCTCGGCGTGGCTCATGGCCTTCTGCT from Myxococcales bacterium carries:
- a CDS encoding MCE family protein: MATVTQGAKVGAFLLISAAGGFLVYNTVKKEVGRGTGYTVHAYLNDASGLAPHSRVTIAGIPVGQIQKIYLEGGRARVDVHVGSDVELNATATLGVRSASLLGENVIVLQPGVGGPKKKDGDEIATLPEPKSFDNLKEQLSSIADDIKKVSHQLAESVGTDRGGQEMRDILRNVADATEQLDLMVRENRAGLKHTIDNVDRITTRSGPQIDEVLENVKVITANVKVMLAKNGGENGESGELRQTIERINRASKSLESTLSHADNIAGRMDRGEGTLGRLSKDEALVNEVQGVAEGVNDYVDSLRRLQTVVGLRSDYNYLSSTVKSYVELRLQPREDKYYLVELINDPRGVTSYKQEDVESTDPNKPAQSRTVTTTTQSSLRFSIQFAKRLGPFTGRFGIKESSGGIGVDTTLFRNRLELVQDVFGFGEEAVPRYRVYAAWQFLDHFWLLGGVDHVFLEQRRDFFLGLQLRFTDEDLKTILPFAGGVRP
- a CDS encoding dockerin; translated protein: MRLPFASRLLAAAVSLPLTALACGLALDEEPGPPTADAAADTSPGDERAPDDARTPDATPRDGASPDAIAVDGEAGPVVPSWDFDWTTIVGTGQSLSIGSQGAPPLSTAPSFDNMKLDDDGPEPKFQAAAGLKLVPLAEPIRPTTWGAPLYTAGVYPANIRGETPHTAMASQITALARAAGMVGLPQIHSVVGSGGKPMSFIAKGGTGNSFERTTFEVTAQKALAQTAGKRLGVGAVILTHGEADAILGTYEAGLVTLQRDYDTDLRALTGQTSTIPMYVSQQHSIPRRGDAMLRSTSTLAAWTASRTAPGKIVCLGPKYQYPYVSDKVHMDAFGYRRLGIKHGEAFFQNQVEKRPFRPLEPTAVARVGRVVTVTFHVPYPPLAWDAVLPTPHPEAGHPWALGKGFEVEDSNGKAVIESVAIAGDKVTITLDTEPTGQDLVVRYAMTMDDTGPAGARAGEGDGRMGLLRDSDPLVGIDDEPVVIEAVTGATSVTGDFSKHGRYELVVGGGLPAETAIVTRTATSAELSEPWPGATGTATVRVRSNQHNYAVAFELPVP
- a CDS encoding radical SAM protein, whose translation is MTLAFPEVSLGEARKIVSTIVRFGGEALRGPVEQVRRTALEAVRARGSVPSLEVLAERKSLVDPFVKYLLATHDGERIEAVRIPLEEPGRFSVCVSSQVGCALKCAFCATGRLGLRRNLETWEIVEQVRIVRAHLDPGGPARPRVHGVVFQGMGEPLANADRVLDAIRVMTEPSGLAIDARAITVCTSGLPAGIRRLAVEAPKVRLGLSIASARPGRRKSLMPIDDAHPLEVALDAAAFHVAETGLAPLFAVTLLAGHNDDPEDARALAAVVHGFSKRTGKRPRLSIIPYNAIADEDDPFVRSSDAREEAFREALRAEGVHTHKRYSGGGDVDAACGQLAGRG
- a CDS encoding outer membrane protein transport protein, translating into MKALRRIAGTLAVLGVALVGARAEANPHDIFGFGSRGPALGNAVSADVSDVSAVYYNPAGLARARGLELSLGYFRASHHLQTNGTDNEVDPVKGLVFGVVAPGELFGKRFAFGLGAHLPDDRISRVRAFRQEQPRWELYDNRNQRLTLTAALAFAPTDWLELGAGLSFMSSTVGRLDIRGSANIFAPVQSQLRHEVDADLTAIRYPHVGARVALSERVALAAVYRHEFQLGLDLSAHLEGDISGLTTATYDLTTSSVNNYLPRQVVLGGSWLVTDALRVNADFTWVEWSAYVAPVASLGVALDIPPPKGGWPSSITPPETPAPTAIVPLRMRNRLVPHLGLELVPVDGSKGRVALRAGYEHQKTPILAQTGTVSYIDRDRHTMSFGLGLAWKNPGEVFRGTLSLDAHAQVSVMPEEVTLKASPADLVGDFRAGGQIWNLGATLTAAFDGPVVSAFSRPAVQGKGASR
- a CDS encoding PrsW family intramembrane metalloprotease, yielding MVAGIVLGVLFVTPFVLTYVLLIRWVDRFEPEPWWLIAVAFVWGAVFATSGGGASSAYVQTAVQKVLGASSSDPRLDAFGSTVLAPVFEEGFKAIGVALIAFLGLIGLKRLDGPLDGAIYGGVVGLGFTFTEDILYVAQQYAREGLGGFVVLLFLRTVLLGFSHCTFTACTGLGFGIAAESKSMAVKLLAPLFGFGCAMAMHAMHNGLPTFFGDGGLVLMLLASWLIDLLFFALLWVLVTRDRSIVIRELLGEVGTLIHPSELKLVSSYVTLGAKNLRIFFSLGFSAWRVRRKKQLSLVELAFLKSRRRRGETGRAIDEQEAKLRHAIGEANRVGIRIGA
- the argS gene encoding arginine--tRNA ligase; amino-acid sequence: MSDDHDLQSQLESLVRTATVEAFGPELADVDPLVRRSDRADFQADLALGLAKRTKKPPRAVAEAIVAKIDTTSSPLLESIEIAGPGFLNLTLRATFLGETCARVLADARLGVPEASLKDTVVIDYSAPNVAKEMHVGHLRTTLIGDALARLLEHRGHRVVRQNHLGDWGTPFGMLIEHLHDLGSEQAESDLAVGELSAFYKAARAKFDADPAFAERSRKRVVMLQAGDETTLASWQVLVTLSKRYFESVYEKLDVTMRTGDACGESFYNGKLAPLCDELAKGGKATISEGALCLFPAGYTNKEGEPLPLIVRKTDGGFGYATTDLAAIRYRLDDLGGTRLLYVVGAPQAQHLGMVFQAAKELGWLASPKRAEHVAFGSVLGTDKRMYKTRSGETVRLVDLIDAAIERALAVLAEKAPELDAETRDDIAKMVGIGSIKYADLSSDRVKDYVFDLDRMVSFDGNTAGYLQYAYARVRSVFRKAGVDGGKGAILVAEKEERALALALLAFPSAIRAVETTLEPHKLTGYLYGLAMTFTSFYEKCPILKSEGATRESRLSLADLTARTLAEGLRLLGIRVPEKM